Within the Gloeobacter kilaueensis JS1 genome, the region CACTGCCGGTTCCTGTCTGCTGGAACTGGCTCGGATTGAACGTCGGGGTGTTCGCGGTGCTCTGGTTGATGAGCACCCGCTGGATCGTGTTCTGTGGCAGCTGGCTGTAGGTGTAGCTGGTGTTGAGGTTGATCGTCGGGTACAGCCCCGCCTGGGCCTGAAATTTACCCGCCAGAGCCTGCTCGACGGCGTAGCGGGCGGCCAGCAGTTGGGTACTGTTGGCGAGGGCGATGTTGATCGCGTCGCGCAGCCTGAGCGATACGGTGTTCTGAACCCGCAGTTCGACGGGGTTGGCCGGGATCGGCGGCCTCTGCACCTGAGCCGGGGGACCAGCGAGGTCGGCTGCTCCGCTGCCCGTGGGTGTCGCGTCTGGGCCGGTGGGCGCATTCTGGGCATGGGCTGCCCAGGCCGTGCTGAGGCTTACCGCCAACAGCAGCGCAGCGCTGCGAATTCTCATCGAAGGACACTCCTCAAGAAGCTATCGGGGGCTTGGGTGAGCAGATGGACTCACCGCCGGGGCTCACCGCGCAAAATTACGATCAACGCCGACGATTTAGACGATATAGGCGAATGCCCGGATCTGCAGTGTTTAGTTTATGAAGTTCCAGGGAATGAACTCAATAGCGTCGGGTTAATAACGAAAAGATTCAAGGAAGGTTGACAAAGGGCAGCGCGGCAACCGGTGATAATAAAGGACAATCCAGCCGGTGCAGTGAGAAAGATGACGAGAACCGCAGGCATACGGGTGTTTCTGGCCGCCGCGAGCGCAGGTAGCTGCCTGTCGGGCCTGCCCCTGCTCGCTCAGACCAGTCAGACGACGATCAATATTCCCAACACCAGCACGTTCGTCACGATACCGGGCACCTCCACCACCGGTCGCAGCGCCGTACCCGCCACGCCCACACCCACGACCGTACCGGTCTACGCCGGGCCGGTGCTGCCGGGGGGCACCTACAGCGGTCCTATCTCCGGCGGCACCTTCGTCAACGGTCTGCTCGTCACCCCAAACGGCAGCTACTCCAACACCGGCATCTACCAGGGGCTGCCGGCACCGGTGGTCAACTTCAACGCCGTCAACAACAACAACGGCACCTCGCCGACCCTCAGCCCCAGCAGTGGTCCTTAAATCCGTTTGGAAGCTCTCTGCGCGCCTGCCCTGAGCCTCAGTAGCTGATCTGGAGGGTAACATCCGCTTCGACCTGGGCGGTGCCGCCCTCGATCGGCGTCGAAGCGTCGGCGGAGAGCGTTTTGGCCAGGGCGAACGGTCGGGGCGGGCGACTGGTGTCGCCTACCTGAATCGAACGCACCTGTCTGGCGGTGAGGTTGAGGCTTTTGAGCACGGCATCCGCCTGGGCCTGGGCGTCGGCGACGGCCCGGCTGAGGGCGACGCTGCGCGCCGCATCGAGTTGGGCGTCGGGGGCACTGAAGCTCAGGTTCTGCACGACGTTCGCACCGCTGCCGACGGCGGAATCGAGAATTTTGCCCGCCTGGGCGATCGGCACCTGAAAGCTCAGGTTGCTGCTGGCCGTAAAGCCGATCACCTTCGCCGGTTCGCGGTTGACGGGGTTGTTATAGCGCGGATAGAGCTGTACGTTTGTCGTCCGCAGCTTCTGGACCTGCAACTGCTTGAGGCGATCGACCAGGGGGTTGAGCTGGGTGCGCAACTGCGCCTGGGCTTCGGCGGCGGTGGAACCGTCGGCCTGCACGCCGAGGTTGAAGATCGCATCGGTGTACGGAACGCTCTCGCTTCCGTGTCCTGTCACCGTCAGGGTGCGCTCGGGCGGCGTTGCCTCCTGGGCCTGGGCAGGGAGAAATGTCATAAGGGTAACGATGCAACTGAGAGCGACGACGAGAAGACGCCTTGGCATAGAGGGATGGGGGTAATGTCTCCACGAACCTAGCATTTCATCCTCTTCATTCGGGCGCAACAACCGATAGACACGAGCGCAAAAAAGTGTGAGCCCGCTCGTAGATATCAAGACGGCTGCTCAGGCGCGGCCCGGCGACGTTGAGAACTTTGATCGCCTGCCGGGCGAGCCAGTCGCTCACCTGATGCGGGTCTGGAGTGTCCGATAGATCGATCACCAGGCAGGGTCTACCCAACTCGGTGCAGAGGCGGCGGGTAAGGGCAGTGCCGCCGGTGAGCGCGCCGATTGTCAAGATCAGCGTGCCGTCCGAGTCGCGGACGTTCCAGGCGGTGCGCTGGGCCGGATCGGTGCTCGGCGTCTCCCTGAGGGGATATTCGTCAGCGATCGGACCGTCTTCTGCCCAGTGGCCAGCCGGACACCACCCTCCGATCGCAATACCTTGTTCGCGGGCCGCATCGAGGGCCGCGCGATCGACGCCGCTCTGGCCGCCGCTCACGATCTGCTTGAGGCTCAGGCCCATCAATCGAGAGGTCCGGCAAAGTCCGAATCGACGTAGTGAAACAGAATCGATGTCGAGGTGCAGTGCTGGGGCAGGCGCTTGCGGAAGTGAGAAATCGCCCGGCCCCGAAAAAGCAGTGCGTCCCCCAGAGCCTGATAGACCGTCACCAGTTCCCTCTCGGTTCGCAGATGCAGCGGCCAACCGGTGGCCAGTTCCGGCTCCGGTGCAAAGTCAAGGCAGAGAGCAAGGGTGTACTCGCACTGCTCGCGGTCACAATGCTCGGGCAACTCGACGCCCCCCGGATAGCAGAGGCTGAACACGTAGGAAGGCTTGAGGGGACGCCCGGCGACGGCACTCACGACTGCAGTGAGTTGATGGTGAAAGAAGTGAACGACCGGCTCGTTGTGAAGACTATAGAAGCGATAGTCGCCATCAACTCTCGGTTGCAGTCTGTCCTTGCGGTGCAGGTAGCGGTAGTACCGGCGCAATGCCCCCAGGTAGAAAGGATGGAGCAGACCCGCCAGGGGCACCCAGCCTTCCTTGAATTGTTCACCAGCCAGCCCAAGCTTTTGCTCCCAGACTCGACGCCCGATTGCCACATCCTCTTTAGCCCGCAGCACTCCTGCCCATCGCAGGAGCGAGCGCATAGAAGGTGTGAGACCTGCTGGTTCCTCTGCACCGGGTTGTAACTGCGAGAAGACCGCAGCAAGCCTGGAGCCATACCAGAACGGCATCTGGACCTGCGTAGCCGGATCGTTCAGCCAGACCGTCGGCCAGGTGTCAAGGAAAGCCGGTGGAATACTCGCGATCTGCTCGGGCCATTGACCGGCTGGTAGAAATTGGCAGGACGGGTTGACCACCAGTGAAACAGTCTCAGTTGCATCGACTGGCACGAATCTGGCAGGCACCAGGAAGTCTGGCTGCTCATCGAGCAGGCAATAAAAACGATCCGGCGCGGGTCTTTTGGCTGGGGCAGCCTGCAGCGCGCCGGTGAGCCAACTAAAGGTGAGGGTGCTCATCGATGCAACCAGCCGTTGATGGTGAAGCGGCTATCGGCAAACGCCTTCGAGGGGCAATGCACCGGCAGGATCTCGTGTACCAGTCGGCCTGGGAAAAAGACAATCTGGTTTTGTTGGGGGATGATGCCCTTAAAGGAGCTGGCTCCAGAACACCCGTTCTCGAAGGACGTGTCGTAGATTCGCAGCTCTCCACCAGTGAAAGCAACCGGTTCGCGGTGGAAGAAATAGATAAAGGTGATCTCCCTGGTGCGGCTCAACTCGTGGGTTGAATCGGTGTGCTTGCCAAAAAAATCGCCATCGTTGCTCGCCGTCATCTGCGGCTCGACTTCTGCGATTTCAAATGGTGTATATTCGAGCTTCTCAGCAATTCTCGGCCAATAAGAAAGAATGCGCTGAGTAAAAAGCGTGGAGTACCTTTCTAGATCGAAGAAGACGCGGGAGCGCCGCTGGCTAAAATCGAGGTTGTTCGTACCGCTGCCTGGCACGAGTACCCGGCTGGCTTGAAAGTGAGCCTCGTGAGCGAGGGCAAATTCGATCAGCCCAGTCAACTCCTCCTTGGATAAAAACTCTTCAAAGACTGCAACCTGCGTACCCCGTATGGTTGCACTGTTAACAGAACGCTGACCGTTGGGAGTCTGTTGGCCAATGAGCGGTTCTCTGCTTTTTCGAGTACTTGTCGTATCGGGTGGATGAATGCGCATCGGCACACCAGGAAGAGCATCGGGTGGATGAATGCGCATCGGCACACCAGGAAGAGCATCGGGTGGATGAATGCGCATCGGCACGCCGGGAAGACCAGGTTCTTGTGCATCGACACGGGCTGCTTGAGTGTTCATCTGGGTATCCACAAGACGACGCACCACCGCATCGCCAAACACTCTAGCCATACGCTGGCCGATAACATTCCCCACAGCACCGGCAAGTCTTTCGGCAATCGCCGCTTCTAATTCTGCAGAAGGTGTTTCATGGGATTTTATGTGCTGAAAAATACTGGCCAATAGCTGCCGTTCCTGGTCTGTGATCACTCGCTCATCTTTTATCAGAGCATCACAAAGCATGTCGATGGTTAGAGATTGTGTTTCCACCCGTGAGCACTCCTTACTGAAAACGAGAACTTTCCTTGTCTTCCCGCATGACTTGCAAGCGCATGGCATTGACCTGAGCCTTGAGAGTAGCCACTATAGCTTGAGACTCAGGATCTTTGAGTACATCTTTGAAGATCGGCTCTTTCGTCAACCAGCGGTAGTTGCGAAAGCCAGAGTGAATCGCTGCATCGAGCCAGTATTGCGCCTTTGCCTTTTCTCTTTTGATGGCATAAATAGCGGCAAGATCAAGACGAATTTTAAAGTTCTCGTCGCCAGCGGCAATCCGCTGCTCGTCGAGTCGAAGGCTGCGCCCTAATAGCTCTCTAGAACGTAACTGCTGTCCCTGCTGAAGTGCAATGTAGCTCAGCTGAGTTGTTGGTTGCAACTGAGAGATAAAAAAGGGTAATTGGGGATCGATATCGTCGATAAGCTTTTTCAAGTACCCATCAGCCTGCGGCCAGTGCCCCTGGATGTATTCGATGTACCCGGCACTGTCTAATGCCATTGGTTCTCGTGAATTTGACTCCAGCAAGCTATTCACCATCTGTTGCGCCTGCTTGTTTTCTCCCTGCAACAAGTACAGGACGCTCAGTGTATACAAAGAATAGCTGTAATCAGGCTGAAAGCTGAGGGCCTTGTTCAGCCATTGCTTCGCTTTTTCATCTTCTCCAAGGAGCCAGTAGACAAAGCCAATGTCATCGTAGGCATCGGCGGTAGCAGGATTGATCGAGAGTCTCTTTTTGTACAGGTGCATTGCAGAGTCAAGGTGGCCTGTGTCCCGCTCTACACCGGCGAGGTTACCGATCGCAGGATAATAATTTGGATTCGATGCGATGATACGCCGATACTCGGCTGCTGCCCGATGCAGTTGTCCTTTGGCATCGTAGGCTTCGCCCAGGGAATTACGAGCATGGGGGGAGTCAGGATCGAGGTTGAGCGCTTTGCGACTGACGGCAATCGCCGTATTCAGCCACGCTGGAGAGTCACCGAAAGCCTGTGTTTTTTGAACATAGGCGGCAGCGAGGCCATCGTAGGCACGGGCGTACTCAGGATCTCTTTGCAGGGCGCGCTTGTAGAGATCGATGGCCAGCTCAGTATATTTTCTGGTATTGCGACGGCGATAGGCGTTGCCTTGCAGGAAGTAGTTATAGGCAGTCAGGTCATCAGGTGGTATCTGCCCGAGGCGCGAGCGCTCCTGAGGAGACAGTTTTACTTGCAGAGTACTTGCGATCTGGCTCGCGATGTCCGCCTGGATCGTGAAGATATCGCTGAATTTGCGGTCGTAGTGCTCTGCCCAGAGCTGCGCCTCGGTTTGGGGATTGATCAGCTGAGCGACGATGTGAACCCGCCCACCTTCAAGGCGGGCATCGCCGGTGACGATCGCACTGACTCCCAGTTCCTGGGCGATCTCGCGCAGGCTCTTGTTGCTGTTTTTGTAGTACTGGGCGACATTGCTGGAGATGACGGTCAGCTCGGCGATCTTGCCCAGTTCGGTGGTGATGTCGGTGGCGATGCCATCGCTGAAGTAGCGATTATTTGGATCGCTGCCGGTATTCTCAAAAGGCAGGACAGCGACGGATTTGCCTGAGAGGGTTTGAAATGGTGCTGTCGGGGAAAAGCTGTGCTGATAGACCCAGACGCCCGCTGTGAGCATAGCGGCCAGCGCTGCCACACTCAGCGATTCGCGGTAGCGGCGCAATAACTTGGAGCTGCGATACAGCAGCGAATCCTTGCGGGCCAGCACCGGCAGACCGTCGAGGTGCCGCCGGATATCCTGGGCAAACTCGGCAACTGAGCTGTAGCGGCGATCGGGTTCCTTGCGCAGAGCTTTGAGCAAGATTGTGTCAAGATCGCCCGCCAACAGGGCACTACGCCGACGCAATTCGGCAGTGAGCGTCTGACTGCTCTCCGCCGGGGCTATTGCCTGAATCTGCAGCACGGCTTTGCTCGGCAACTCCGGCTGGGTCTCGCAGACGAGCCGCTCCAGCGCCTGGAGCGAAGAATTTTTGATCTCGAAGGGGCGCTGGCCAGTCAACAGCTCGTAGAGGACGACCCCCAGCATGTAGACGTCGCTCGCGGTAGTGACCGCTTCGCCGCGAATCTGCTCGGGACTCGCGTAGTTGGGCGTCAGCACCCGCATCGCAGTCTGGGTGAGGTCGGCGGCTTTTGGATCGGGGGTGAGGATTTTGGCGATGCCGAAGTCGAGCAACTTGGGCACCCCCTGCTCGGTGACAAGGATGTTGCTCGGCTTGATGTCGCGGTGGATGACGTGGTGGCTGTGGGCGTACTGCACAGCCGAACAGACGCCCAAAAAA harbors:
- a CDS encoding SIMPL domain-containing protein, producing MTFLPAQAQEATPPERTLTVTGHGSESVPYTDAIFNLGVQADGSTAAEAQAQLRTQLNPLVDRLKQLQVQKLRTTNVQLYPRYNNPVNREPAKVIGFTASSNLSFQVPIAQAGKILDSAVGSGANVVQNLSFSAPDAQLDAARSVALSRAVADAQAQADAVLKSLNLTARQVRSIQVGDTSRPPRPFALAKTLSADASTPIEGGTAQVEADVTLQISY
- a CDS encoding 2OG-Fe(II) oxygenase — its product is METQSLTIDMLCDALIKDERVITDQERQLLASIFQHIKSHETPSAELEAAIAERLAGAVGNVIGQRMARVFGDAVVRRLVDTQMNTQAARVDAQEPGLPGVPMRIHPPDALPGVPMRIHPPDALPGVPMRIHPPDTTSTRKSREPLIGQQTPNGQRSVNSATIRGTQVAVFEEFLSKEELTGLIEFALAHEAHFQASRVLVPGSGTNNLDFSQRRSRVFFDLERYSTLFTQRILSYWPRIAEKLEYTPFEIAEVEPQMTASNDGDFFGKHTDSTHELSRTREITFIYFFHREPVAFTGGELRIYDTSFENGCSGASSFKGIIPQQNQIVFFPGRLVHEILPVHCPSKAFADSRFTINGWLHR
- a CDS encoding protein kinase domain-containing protein, which gives rise to MDQRQWQKVEVVFEAALQCARSDRTAFVVSACAGDEQLQQAVQAALHLYEQEDGFLDAPILPLQIESYLDAPENAGEIVISKTESIDGAIGSYRLLRTIGQGGMGTVYLAERSDQQFQRQVAVKLIAKELNSDLLTRRFYIERQILADLDHPNIARLLDGGTTADGRPYLIMDYIRGLPIDQYCSRAQLGIRERLELFLGVCSAVQYAHSHHVIHRDIKPSNILVTEQGVPKLLDFGIAKILTPDPKAADLTQTAMRVLTPNYASPEQIRGEAVTTASDVYMLGVVLYELLTGQRPFEIKNSSLQALERLVCETQPELPSKAVLQIQAIAPAESSQTLTAELRRRSALLAGDLDTILLKALRKEPDRRYSSVAEFAQDIRRHLDGLPVLARKDSLLYRSSKLLRRYRESLSVAALAAMLTAGVWVYQHSFSPTAPFQTLSGKSVAVLPFENTGSDPNNRYFSDGIATDITTELGKIAELTVISSNVAQYYKNSNKSLREIAQELGVSAIVTGDARLEGGRVHIVAQLINPQTEAQLWAEHYDRKFSDIFTIQADIASQIASTLQVKLSPQERSRLGQIPPDDLTAYNYFLQGNAYRRRNTRKYTELAIDLYKRALQRDPEYARAYDGLAAAYVQKTQAFGDSPAWLNTAIAVSRKALNLDPDSPHARNSLGEAYDAKGQLHRAAAEYRRIIASNPNYYPAIGNLAGVERDTGHLDSAMHLYKKRLSINPATADAYDDIGFVYWLLGEDEKAKQWLNKALSFQPDYSYSLYTLSVLYLLQGENKQAQQMVNSLLESNSREPMALDSAGYIEYIQGHWPQADGYLKKLIDDIDPQLPFFISQLQPTTQLSYIALQQGQQLRSRELLGRSLRLDEQRIAAGDENFKIRLDLAAIYAIKREKAKAQYWLDAAIHSGFRNYRWLTKEPIFKDVLKDPESQAIVATLKAQVNAMRLQVMREDKESSRFQ
- a CDS encoding putative molybdenum carrier protein yields the protein MGLSLKQIVSGGQSGVDRAALDAAREQGIAIGGWCPAGHWAEDGPIADEYPLRETPSTDPAQRTAWNVRDSDGTLILTIGALTGGTALTRRLCTELGRPCLVIDLSDTPDPHQVSDWLARQAIKVLNVAGPRLSSRLDIYERAHTFLRSCLSVVAPE